The Pseudophaeobacter arcticus DSM 23566 genome includes a region encoding these proteins:
- the topA gene encoding type I DNA topoisomerase produces MPVVVVESPAKAKTINKYLGSNYTVLASYGHVRDLPAKNGSVDTDNDFEMTWEIGNDSRKHVKAIADALKEDNELILATDPDREGEAISWHLQEALTKRRSIKKDTPVSRVTFNAITKEAVAEAMRNPRQVDMPLVEAYLARRALDYLVGFNLSPVLWRKLPGARSAGRVQSVCLRLIVEREMEIEAFNPQEYWSVKANMTTPRGQEFEARLTVLAGDKLDKYSLANSTAAELAVQAVSSRTMVAKSVEAKPASRNPSAPFMTSTLQQEASRKFGMGAKQCMNAAQRLYEAGLITYMRTDGIDMAPEAVQAARAEINSRYGAEYVPSSPRIYKNKAKNAQEAHECIRPTEMGRDAKNLKVSEDDQRKLYDLIWKRTLACQMEGARLERTTVDLGSDDGQVVLRATGQVMLFDGFLRVYEEGRDDVDVVDEDDKRLPQIMQGEAMKFSATLGPQADKAGKDASILSDNKAVLGLQHHTQPPPRFTEATLVKRMEELGIGRPSTYASVITTIQDREYVRKDKNRLFPEDKGRIVTIFLLNFFRTYVGYEFTANLEGELDDVSAGGRDYKDILSKFWRDFSAAISETSDLRISEVLDVLDETLAPQLYPPREDGTDPRVCPKCGAGQLHLKTSRTGGFVGCGNYPECNYTRPISGEGAEGYERILGEDDGDEIHLKSGRFGPYVQRGEATPENKKPPRSSLPKQGKDFLPGWGPNEVTLEQAVTLLTLPREIGPHPEGGVISSNLGRFGPYIMHQLPDEEKPVYANLKETLDVFEIGMNRAMEMITEKRNNPGRGRRAAAKALVELGEHPDGGGAVSIMDGRYGPYVKWEKVNATLPKDVEAKDVTMEMAVQLITEKAGKSGAKKKAPAKKKAPAKKAAPKKPTAKKPAAKSAAPKKAPAQKADDTV; encoded by the coding sequence ATGCCAGTTGTTGTTGTCGAATCCCCGGCCAAGGCCAAAACAATCAATAAGTACCTGGGGTCGAACTATACCGTTCTGGCATCTTATGGCCATGTACGCGACCTGCCCGCCAAAAACGGATCGGTCGATACGGACAACGACTTTGAGATGACATGGGAGATCGGCAATGACAGCCGCAAACATGTCAAAGCCATCGCCGATGCACTCAAAGAAGACAACGAACTGATTCTCGCAACTGACCCTGACCGCGAAGGCGAGGCCATCAGCTGGCATCTACAAGAGGCGCTGACCAAACGGCGGTCGATCAAAAAGGATACCCCCGTCAGCCGGGTGACTTTTAATGCCATCACCAAAGAGGCCGTTGCCGAGGCCATGCGCAATCCGCGTCAGGTGGATATGCCTCTGGTCGAAGCCTATCTGGCCCGCCGCGCACTTGACTATCTGGTGGGCTTTAACCTGTCGCCGGTTCTGTGGCGCAAACTGCCGGGTGCGCGCTCAGCAGGGCGGGTGCAATCGGTCTGCCTGCGCTTGATCGTTGAACGCGAGATGGAGATCGAGGCGTTTAATCCGCAGGAATATTGGTCAGTCAAAGCCAATATGACCACCCCGCGCGGTCAGGAGTTTGAAGCGCGCCTGACGGTTTTGGCCGGGGATAAGCTCGACAAATACAGCCTGGCCAATTCCACTGCCGCTGAACTGGCCGTGCAGGCGGTTTCCAGCCGCACCATGGTGGCCAAATCGGTTGAGGCCAAACCCGCCTCCCGGAACCCTTCGGCGCCCTTCATGACCTCGACCCTGCAACAAGAAGCCAGCCGCAAATTTGGCATGGGTGCCAAACAGTGCATGAATGCTGCCCAGCGGCTCTATGAGGCTGGCCTTATCACCTATATGCGGACCGATGGTATCGACATGGCGCCAGAGGCCGTGCAGGCCGCCCGCGCAGAAATCAACAGCCGCTATGGCGCTGAATATGTGCCCAGCTCGCCGCGCATCTACAAGAACAAGGCCAAGAACGCCCAGGAAGCCCACGAATGTATCCGCCCCACCGAGATGGGCCGCGACGCCAAAAACCTGAAGGTTTCAGAAGACGACCAGCGCAAGCTGTATGATCTGATCTGGAAACGCACCCTGGCCTGCCAGATGGAAGGCGCACGTCTGGAACGGACCACGGTTGATCTGGGCTCGGACGATGGCCAGGTGGTGCTGCGCGCCACTGGTCAGGTGATGCTGTTTGACGGCTTCCTTCGGGTCTACGAGGAAGGCCGCGACGATGTCGATGTCGTCGACGAGGACGACAAGCGCCTGCCGCAGATCATGCAGGGCGAGGCAATGAAGTTTTCCGCCACCCTGGGGCCACAGGCCGACAAGGCCGGCAAAGACGCCTCGATCCTGTCGGACAACAAGGCGGTTCTGGGGCTGCAGCACCACACGCAACCGCCGCCCCGCTTTACCGAGGCGACTTTGGTCAAGCGCATGGAAGAGCTGGGCATTGGCCGACCCTCCACCTATGCCAGCGTCATCACCACAATTCAGGACCGCGAATATGTCCGCAAGGACAAGAACCGTCTGTTCCCCGAAGACAAGGGGCGCATCGTCACCATCTTCCTGCTGAACTTTTTCCGCACCTATGTGGGCTATGAGTTCACCGCCAATCTGGAAGGCGAGTTGGATGACGTCAGCGCCGGCGGGCGCGATTACAAAGACATCCTGAGCAAATTCTGGCGCGATTTTTCGGCGGCGATCTCAGAAACCTCGGATCTGCGGATCTCCGAAGTGCTGGATGTGCTGGACGAAACCCTGGCGCCACAGCTGTACCCGCCGCGCGAAGACGGCACCGACCCACGCGTCTGCCCAAAATGCGGCGCCGGTCAGCTGCACCTGAAGACCTCGCGCACCGGTGGTTTTGTCGGCTGCGGCAACTACCCCGAGTGCAACTATACCCGGCCCATCTCGGGCGAGGGAGCCGAGGGCTATGAGCGTATTCTAGGCGAGGATGACGGTGATGAAATTCATCTGAAGTCCGGCCGCTTTGGCCCCTATGTGCAACGCGGCGAGGCCACGCCTGAGAACAAGAAACCTCCGCGGTCATCCCTGCCCAAACAAGGCAAGGATTTCCTGCCTGGCTGGGGTCCAAACGAGGTGACGCTGGAACAGGCTGTGACCCTGCTGACCCTGCCGCGTGAAATTGGCCCCCACCCCGAAGGCGGTGTCATTTCATCAAATCTCGGGCGGTTTGGCCCCTATATCATGCACCAGCTGCCGGATGAGGAAAAACCCGTTTACGCCAATCTGAAAGAGACACTGGATGTCTTTGAAATTGGCATGAACCGGGCGATGGAGATGATTACCGAAAAGCGCAACAATCCGGGCCGCGGCCGTCGTGCAGCAGCCAAGGCGCTGGTTGAGTTGGGCGAACACCCCGATGGCGGTGGCGCTGTCAGCATCATGGATGGCCGTTATGGGCCTTATGTCAAATGGGAGAAGGTCAATGCGACTCTGCCCAAAGACGTGGAAGCCAAAGATGTGACCATGGAGATGGCGGTTCAGCTGATCACCGAAAAGGCCGGCAAGTCAGGTGCCAAGAAAAAAGCCCCGGCCAAGAAGAAGGCCCCGGCAAAAAAGGCTGCCCCCAAAAAGCCGACGGCAAAAAAACCAGCGGCAAAAAGCGCCGCACCCAAGAAAGCGCCAGCCCAAAAGGCTGATGACACGGTCTAG
- the dprA gene encoding DNA-processing protein DprA, with protein sequence MTEEAHSSTHPPLPPTTEDSWFSRLRLLRSRRVGPVSFHRLLAEHGSAQNALDALPKMARAAGMSGYEICPASAVTAEVKAAKAAKARLLCFDAPLYPPALAQLSSAPPLLWAIGDIQLLTRPMIALVGARNASSLGTRMARSLARDLGAAGFTVVSGLARGVDTAAHLASLETGTIAVLAGGCDVIYPSQNTELAQHIASKGLILSEQPMRRTPQARDFPKRNRIIAGLAQAVIVVEAAGRSGSLITARDALDLGREVMAVPGHPFDARAYGCNALIRDGAVLVRNAEDVIAALAPVTSVASGKTAPAAPDVPRPAMSGRKDIVTEKLSQLSALTQALAGVPTPPPEKRSLKETSALHQMILAGLGPSPTASDQLMRDLELTPQAFTPALTELELEGKISRIPGGLLTRRSSEDKSG encoded by the coding sequence ATGACCGAAGAAGCACATTCTTCCACTCACCCCCCACTCCCACCCACCACGGAAGATAGCTGGTTTTCCAGGCTTCGTCTTTTGCGCTCTCGACGCGTAGGCCCAGTGAGTTTTCACCGCCTCCTCGCAGAGCATGGTTCAGCGCAGAACGCGCTGGATGCGTTGCCAAAAATGGCACGTGCCGCCGGAATGTCCGGGTATGAAATATGTCCTGCAAGCGCGGTCACCGCAGAAGTAAAAGCCGCAAAAGCCGCCAAAGCGCGGCTTTTGTGCTTTGATGCCCCGCTCTATCCCCCCGCCCTCGCACAGCTCAGCTCAGCGCCACCGTTGCTCTGGGCGATTGGTGATATACAACTTCTTACGCGACCAATGATTGCCCTGGTCGGCGCCCGCAATGCCTCCTCCTTGGGCACCCGCATGGCGCGCAGTCTGGCCCGCGATCTGGGCGCGGCAGGATTTACCGTGGTGTCGGGTCTGGCGCGCGGCGTGGATACCGCAGCCCATCTCGCCAGTCTGGAGACCGGCACCATTGCGGTTCTGGCCGGGGGCTGCGATGTGATTTACCCCTCGCAAAATACCGAACTGGCCCAACATATCGCCAGCAAGGGCCTGATCCTGTCAGAACAGCCCATGCGGCGGACACCGCAGGCGCGTGATTTTCCCAAACGCAACCGCATCATTGCCGGTCTCGCCCAGGCCGTCATCGTGGTTGAGGCCGCAGGCCGGTCCGGCAGCCTGATCACCGCCCGCGACGCGCTGGATCTGGGACGCGAGGTCATGGCCGTCCCCGGTCACCCCTTTGATGCCCGTGCATATGGCTGCAATGCCCTGATCCGCGACGGCGCGGTTCTGGTGCGCAATGCCGAAGATGTCATTGCAGCACTTGCCCCGGTTACATCTGTGGCATCTGGCAAGACCGCGCCCGCTGCACCGGATGTCCCCAGACCTGCTATGTCTGGTCGCAAGGACATTGTTACAGAAAAACTATCGCAGCTTTCGGCCCTGACACAGGCGCTGGCGGGGGTGCCGACGCCGCCTCCGGAAAAGCGCAGCCTGAAAGAGACCTCGGCGTTGCACCAGATGATTCTGGCCGGTCTTGGCCCCAGCCCGACGGCCTCGGATCAATTGATGCGCGATCTGGAGCTGACGCCGCAGGCTTTTACCCCGGCGCTGACCGAACTGGAGTTAGAGGGCAAGATCAGCCGCATTCCCGGCGGCCTGCTCACCAGGCGCAGCAGCGAGGACAAGAGCGGATAG
- the tldD gene encoding metalloprotease TldD yields MENPAFRPFETLLPEDEALPILRETLAGAEDGEIFAERHKSEALMFDDGRLRSASYDASEGFGLRAVNGEVAGYAHSTDVSIAALKRAAQTARLAIGAGGGTYADAPQATNKRLYTDADPIGDLPFPVKVETLREIDAFARDLDQRVVQVSASIAASLQEIEILRADGVRVRDTRPMTRLNVSVIVEQDGRRESGSAGGGGRVGLDGLIDPAAWAAKAKEALRIALVNLEAVPAPAGAMEVVLGPGWPGILLHEAIGHGLEGDFNRKGSSAFAGLMGQRIAAPGVTVLDDGTIADRRGSITVDDEGTPSQKTTLIEDGILVGFMQDRQNARLMGVEPTGNGRRQSYAHAPMPRMTNTYMLGGETDPADLVAGVKDGIWAVGFGGGQVDITNGKFVFSCTEAYRVENGKVGAPVKGATLIGDGATALKQIRALGNDMELDPGMGNCGKAGQWVPVGVGQPSVLMDGLTVGGSAT; encoded by the coding sequence ATGGAAAACCCAGCCTTTCGACCCTTTGAAACCCTGCTCCCCGAGGATGAGGCCCTGCCAATCCTGCGCGAAACCCTTGCTGGTGCCGAAGATGGCGAGATTTTTGCCGAACGTCACAAGTCAGAAGCGCTGATGTTTGACGATGGTCGGCTGCGCAGTGCCAGTTATGATGCCTCCGAAGGGTTTGGACTAAGGGCGGTCAACGGCGAGGTGGCTGGATACGCCCATTCCACCGATGTCTCCATAGCCGCCCTGAAGCGGGCCGCGCAGACCGCGCGGCTGGCCATCGGCGCGGGCGGCGGCACCTATGCGGATGCGCCTCAGGCGACCAACAAAAGGCTTTATACCGATGCGGATCCGATTGGCGATCTGCCCTTCCCCGTCAAAGTCGAGACCCTGCGCGAGATTGACGCCTTTGCGCGTGATCTAGATCAAAGAGTGGTGCAGGTCTCGGCCTCGATCGCCGCCTCTTTGCAAGAGATCGAAATTCTGCGCGCCGACGGGGTGCGGGTGCGCGACACCCGGCCGATGACGCGGCTCAATGTCTCGGTGATTGTCGAGCAGGACGGGCGGCGCGAAAGCGGCTCGGCCGGCGGTGGTGGCCGTGTCGGGCTGGACGGGTTGATAGATCCCGCCGCCTGGGCCGCCAAAGCCAAAGAGGCGCTGCGAATTGCTCTGGTCAACCTGGAGGCCGTCCCCGCCCCGGCGGGCGCCATGGAGGTGGTGCTTGGGCCGGGCTGGCCCGGCATTTTGCTGCACGAGGCCATTGGTCATGGGCTGGAAGGCGATTTCAATCGCAAGGGCAGCTCTGCCTTTGCGGGCCTGATGGGCCAGCGCATTGCGGCCCCCGGCGTCACCGTGCTGGATGATGGCACCATCGCTGACCGGCGCGGCTCGATCACCGTGGATGACGAAGGTACCCCGTCGCAAAAGACCACCCTGATCGAGGATGGCATTCTTGTGGGCTTTATGCAGGACCGGCAGAACGCCCGCCTTATGGGGGTTGAGCCAACCGGCAACGGGCGGCGCCAAAGCTACGCCCATGCGCCAATGCCCCGAATGACCAACACCTATATGCTGGGCGGCGAAACAGACCCCGCCGATCTGGTTGCCGGTGTCAAAGACGGCATCTGGGCCGTCGGGTTTGGTGGCGGCCAGGTTGATATTACCAATGGTAAATTTGTCTTCTCCTGCACCGAAGCCTACCGGGTGGAAAACGGCAAGGTGGGCGCCCCGGTCAAAGGCGCCACCCTTATTGGCGATGGCGCCACCGCGCTGAAACAAATCCGCGCACTTGGCAATGACATGGAGCTGGACCCAGGCATGGGCAACTGCGGCAAAGCCGGGCAATGGGTGCCGGTTGGCGTTGGCCAGCCCAGCGTCCTGATGGATGGGCTGACGGTTGGCGGCTCGGCGACCTGA
- the coxB gene encoding cytochrome c oxidase subunit II, which yields MKNALMLSGLFAGLSSLPAMAQEALETIGKPTNGGLNFQPAGTELAEGIHKLDGMVLVIITAVCVFVAALLLYAIVRFNRRANPTPAAFTHHTPIEIAWTLIPILVLVFIGSFSLPELFRQQEIPKGDVTIKVTGYQWYWGYEYVDHGFGFESYMLGNPSTLDATVRAADADVTPFVLDDAMRAKLVDAGFNEDEFLLATDTSVVVPVGKTIVMQVTGADVIHSWAIPAFGVKQDAVPGRLAELWFKAEKEGIYFGQCSELCGKDHAYMPITVKVVSQEAYDAWLKGAIDQYAGLPQSYQVASN from the coding sequence ATGAAGAATGCTTTGATGCTTTCGGGCCTTTTTGCTGGCCTTTCCAGTCTTCCAGCCATGGCGCAAGAAGCTCTGGAAACCATTGGTAAGCCAACAAATGGCGGCCTGAACTTCCAGCCAGCGGGGACCGAACTGGCTGAGGGTATCCACAAACTAGACGGGATGGTTCTTGTCATCATCACTGCGGTCTGTGTTTTTGTCGCAGCGCTGCTGCTTTATGCGATTGTGCGCTTCAACCGTCGCGCCAATCCAACACCTGCCGCTTTTACCCACCACACGCCCATCGAAATCGCCTGGACGCTGATCCCAATCCTGGTGCTGGTCTTCATCGGCTCCTTCTCGCTGCCCGAACTGTTCCGCCAGCAGGAAATCCCCAAAGGGGACGTTACCATCAAGGTGACAGGCTATCAGTGGTACTGGGGCTATGAATATGTCGACCACGGCTTTGGCTTTGAAAGCTACATGCTGGGCAACCCCTCGACATTGGATGCAACAGTCCGCGCTGCGGATGCAGATGTGACCCCATTTGTTTTGGACGATGCGATGCGCGCCAAACTGGTGGATGCAGGGTTCAACGAAGATGAATTCCTGCTGGCCACAGATACTTCGGTTGTTGTGCCGGTTGGCAAAACCATCGTGATGCAGGTGACGGGTGCCGACGTGATCCACTCCTGGGCCATTCCCGCCTTTGGCGTGAAGCAGGATGCGGTTCCTGGTCGTCTGGCCGAACTGTGGTTCAAGGCGGAAAAAGAAGGTATCTACTTTGGTCAGTGTTCCGAACTTTGCGGCAAGGACCACGCCTATATGCCGATCACTGTGAAAGTGGTCAGCCAAGAGGCCTATGACGCATGGCTGAAAGGCGCAATCGACCAATACGCCGGTCTGCCCCAGTCCTATCAGGTTGCTTCCAACTGA
- the cyoE gene encoding heme o synthase, which yields MSDASINASTPREDEASFGDYFALLKPRVMSLVVFTAFVGLLAAPVGVHPVIGFCAVLFIAIGGGASGALNMWWDADIDQVMKRTKSRPIPAGKVEAGEALSLGLALSGMSVIMLALATNVFAGAFLAFTIFFYVVIYTMWLKRATPQNIVIGGAAGAFPPVIGWIAATGTMSVEPWLMFALTFMWTPPHFWALALFMRSDYDDAGVPMLTVTHGRRATRVHILVYTILLAILAVGTSFSGIGGPIYLAVAVVMNALFLLAAWKIFRRDEANSEEDDFKAERRFFKLSLLYLFLHFGAILVEASLKPYGLGGW from the coding sequence ATGAGCGACGCAAGCATCAACGCCAGCACTCCCCGTGAAGACGAGGCCAGCTTTGGCGATTATTTCGCCCTGCTGAAGCCGCGGGTGATGTCATTGGTGGTCTTTACGGCCTTTGTTGGCCTGTTGGCGGCCCCTGTAGGCGTGCATCCTGTGATTGGGTTCTGTGCGGTTCTGTTCATCGCCATCGGCGGGGGTGCGTCTGGTGCGCTGAACATGTGGTGGGACGCCGACATTGATCAGGTGATGAAGCGCACCAAATCGCGCCCCATTCCCGCCGGTAAAGTCGAGGCCGGCGAGGCGCTGAGCCTGGGGCTGGCGCTGTCGGGCATGTCGGTGATCATGCTGGCGCTGGCGACCAATGTTTTTGCCGGAGCCTTCCTGGCCTTCACCATCTTCTTTTATGTGGTGATCTACACCATGTGGCTAAAGCGGGCGACACCGCAGAACATCGTGATCGGTGGCGCAGCCGGTGCGTTCCCGCCAGTGATTGGCTGGATTGCAGCCACTGGCACCATGTCGGTGGAACCCTGGCTGATGTTTGCCCTGACCTTCATGTGGACGCCGCCGCATTTCTGGGCGCTGGCCCTGTTCATGCGCTCGGATTACGATGATGCGGGCGTGCCGATGCTGACCGTAACCCATGGGCGCCGCGCAACCCGGGTCCATATCCTGGTCTATACAATCCTGCTGGCCATTCTGGCCGTTGGAACATCCTTTTCAGGCATCGGCGGGCCGATCTATCTGGCCGTTGCCGTTGTGATGAATGCCCTGTTCCTGCTGGCCGCCTGGAAGATTTTCCGCCGGGATGAAGCCAACTCGGAAGAGGATGACTTTAAGGCAGAGCGCAGGTTCTTCAAGCTGTCGCTGCTTTATCTTTTCCTGCATTTTGGTGCCATTCTGGTAGAAGCATCGCTGAAACCCTACGGATTGGGAGGCTGGTAA
- a CDS encoding cytochrome c oxidase assembly protein: protein MALQGPQKTVLQLVAVVVTMGALSWASVPFYDWFCRVTGFGGVTGVAQRGSDTVLDQTVTIRFDGSKERDFAWEFKPVQREMEIKIGDTGLAFYEAYNPTDRVIAGQASYNVTPYSAGAFFEKIDCFCFTEQVLQPGERVEMPVTFFVDPEIVTDRDGKFVHTITLSYTFYEIDLPEGYVALDTGDNTGADLTTNQADG from the coding sequence ATGGCGCTGCAGGGACCTCAGAAAACGGTTCTCCAGCTGGTGGCAGTTGTTGTCACCATGGGCGCGCTGTCCTGGGCCTCGGTACCGTTTTATGACTGGTTCTGCCGGGTCACGGGCTTTGGCGGCGTCACCGGCGTGGCCCAGCGTGGCTCTGATACCGTGCTGGACCAGACGGTCACCATACGTTTTGACGGCTCCAAAGAGCGCGACTTTGCCTGGGAATTCAAACCCGTGCAGCGCGAAATGGAGATCAAGATCGGTGATACCGGTCTGGCCTTTTACGAGGCATATAATCCAACGGACCGGGTCATTGCGGGCCAGGCCTCTTACAATGTGACGCCCTATTCGGCGGGTGCATTTTTTGAAAAAATCGACTGCTTCTGCTTTACCGAGCAGGTGCTGCAACCGGGGGAGCGGGTGGAAATGCCCGTGACCTTCTTTGTCGACCCGGAAATCGTTACCGACCGGGACGGGAAATTCGTGCATACGATAACGCTTTCGTACACGTTTTATGAAATCGATCTGCCCGAGGGCTATGTCGCTCTCGATACCGGGGACAACACCGGGGCAGATCTTACTACGAACCAGGCCGACGGGTGA
- a CDS encoding cytochrome c oxidase subunit 3: MAHAKNHDFHILPPSILPLMAALGGFIMLFGAVLWMHGITAWMFWGGLALVLYISFDWWSQMVVEARQGDHAPVVRIGLRYGFILFVMSEVMFFFAWFWSFFKHAIYPMEGYFGTEYVKPEIYGVDPFHLPLINTLVLLLSGCAVTWAHHALVHSNDRKALIQGLSIGIVLGLFFTFLQGYEYAHLLHEGWQFGGDEFYSNFFMATGFHGFHVVLGTIFLTVCLIRAIKGDFTPEQHVGFEAAAWYWHFVDVVWLFLFFAVYVWGTSGL, translated from the coding sequence ATGGCGCACGCTAAAAATCACGATTTTCACATTCTGCCTCCATCGATTCTGCCGCTCATGGCAGCTCTTGGCGGTTTCATCATGCTCTTCGGCGCAGTTCTGTGGATGCATGGGATTACTGCCTGGATGTTCTGGGGCGGTCTAGCCCTGGTGCTCTATATCAGCTTTGACTGGTGGTCCCAGATGGTCGTAGAGGCCCGCCAGGGCGATCACGCACCTGTTGTACGCATCGGGCTGCGCTACGGTTTCATCCTCTTTGTGATGTCCGAAGTGATGTTCTTCTTTGCCTGGTTCTGGTCGTTCTTCAAACACGCGATCTACCCGATGGAAGGATATTTCGGCACCGAATATGTGAAGCCCGAAATCTACGGGGTTGACCCGTTCCACCTGCCGCTGATCAACACGCTTGTGCTGCTGCTGTCGGGCTGTGCCGTCACCTGGGCGCACCATGCTCTGGTGCATAGCAATGACCGCAAGGCGCTGATCCAGGGCCTGTCCATTGGTATCGTACTTGGCCTGTTCTTCACCTTCCTTCAGGGCTACGAATACGCCCATCTGCTGCACGAAGGCTGGCAGTTTGGTGGCGACGAGTTCTACTCGAACTTCTTTATGGCAACAGGCTTCCATGGCTTCCATGTTGTTCTGGGTACCATCTTTCTGACGGTTTGCCTGATCCGCGCGATCAAGGGTGATTTCACCCCCGAGCAGCACGTCGGTTTTGAGGCTGCGGCCTGGTACTGGCACTTCGTGGATGTTGTCTGGCTATTCCTGTTCTTCGCAGTCTACGTCTGGGGCACTTCCGGCCTGTAA
- a CDS encoding SURF1 family protein yields the protein MQRLIFLSVIGGLGLATLLGLGTWQVQRLAWKQGVLETIETRIAADPVALPASPSPERDKYLAVQLEGEILEGELHVFTSVKDLGAGYRIIAPFVTTQGQRLMLDRGYVRASAKADQRVIGPASLVGNLLWPDDTDDFTPAPEIEANIWYGRDVALMAQALSTDPVLVVLREAPSEHSAIKLMPVGTALIANDHLQYAITWFSLAFIWAAMTASFLWRSRAKSEG from the coding sequence ATGCAGCGACTGATTTTCCTCTCCGTCATTGGCGGGCTTGGACTTGCGACCTTGCTGGGGCTGGGCACCTGGCAGGTGCAGCGTCTGGCCTGGAAACAGGGTGTTCTGGAGACCATCGAGACCCGCATTGCGGCTGATCCGGTGGCGCTGCCCGCAAGCCCCAGCCCAGAGCGGGATAAATACCTTGCCGTCCAGCTGGAGGGCGAAATCCTGGAGGGGGAGCTACATGTCTTTACCAGCGTCAAGGATCTGGGCGCCGGCTATCGCATTATCGCCCCGTTTGTGACCACCCAGGGCCAACGCCTGATGCTGGACCGGGGCTACGTGCGCGCCAGTGCCAAGGCTGACCAACGGGTGATTGGCCCTGCCAGTCTGGTTGGCAACCTGCTCTGGCCGGATGATACCGATGATTTCACCCCAGCGCCCGAGATCGAGGCCAATATCTGGTACGGGCGCGATGTGGCGCTGATGGCGCAGGCGCTGAGCACCGATCCGGTGCTGGTAGTGCTGCGCGAAGCCCCCTCTGAACACAGTGCGATCAAGCTGATGCCCGTTGGCACTGCCTTGATTGCCAATGACCACTTGCAATATGCGATCACCTGGTTTTCGCTGGCCTTCATCTGGGCCGCGATGACCGCCTCTTTCCTATGGCGTTCGCGCGCCAAATCCGAAGGTTGA
- the thrC gene encoding threonine synthase gives MKYISTRGQAPELTFEEAMLTGLARDGGLYVPAEIPTLSHDEIAALSGLSYEETAFRVMRPFLGDCFSDEEFRGIISRAYAGFGHAARAPLKQLAPNHFLLELFHGPTLAFKDFAMQLIGQLFQVALERRGDRVTIAGATSGDTGSAAMEAFRGLSNVDVFILYPHGRVSEVQRRQMTTPADKNVHALALDGDFDDCQARVKDMFNDFDFRDGVKLAGVNSINIARVLAQVVYYFSSAVSLGAPQREVSFTVPTGNFGDIFAGYIAKQMGLPIKDLVVATNQNDILHRCLEGKGYHKGETVPSISPSMDIQVSSNFERALYFAYDKDASAVAQLMDELQSGGFEVSQGAMQALSETYKSGRASEEETLATIKSELAASGELLCPHGAVAVKVAAEQREAHVPMITLATAHPAKFPAAVEKASGQYPDLPDRMADLYEREERLSRIANDLVAIEDHIRKNIA, from the coding sequence ATGAAATATATCTCCACCCGGGGCCAGGCGCCCGAGCTGACATTCGAAGAGGCCATGCTCACCGGTCTGGCCCGTGATGGCGGGCTTTATGTGCCTGCCGAGATCCCAACCCTCAGCCACGATGAGATCGCCGCCCTGTCGGGCCTGTCTTATGAGGAAACCGCCTTTCGGGTGATGAGGCCCTTTCTGGGCGATTGTTTCTCGGACGAGGAATTTCGCGGCATCATCTCTCGCGCCTATGCCGGTTTTGGCCATGCCGCCCGCGCACCGCTGAAACAACTGGCGCCCAATCACTTCCTGCTGGAGCTGTTCCACGGCCCAACCCTTGCCTTTAAAGACTTTGCCATGCAGCTGATTGGTCAGCTGTTTCAGGTGGCCCTGGAACGCCGAGGTGACCGGGTCACCATCGCCGGCGCCACCTCGGGTGATACCGGCTCCGCCGCGATGGAGGCCTTTCGCGGCCTGAGCAATGTAGATGTCTTTATTCTGTATCCGCATGGCCGGGTGTCCGAGGTGCAGCGCCGCCAGATGACCACCCCTGCCGACAAGAACGTACATGCGCTGGCGCTGGATGGTGACTTTGATGATTGCCAGGCCCGCGTCAAAGACATGTTCAACGATTTTGACTTCCGCGATGGCGTCAAACTCGCCGGGGTGAATTCGATCAATATCGCGCGGGTGCTGGCGCAGGTGGTCTATTATTTCTCCTCTGCGGTCAGCCTTGGGGCGCCACAGCGCGAGGTGAGCTTTACCGTGCCCACCGGTAACTTTGGCGATATCTTTGCCGGCTACATTGCCAAGCAGATGGGGCTGCCGATCAAGGATCTGGTGGTGGCCACCAACCAGAACGACATTCTGCACCGCTGCCTGGAGGGGAAGGGCTATCACAAGGGCGAAACTGTCCCGTCTATTTCGCCCTCAATGGACATCCAGGTCTCGTCCAACTTTGAACGCGCGCTTTATTTTGCCTATGACAAAGACGCCAGCGCCGTGGCGCAGTTGATGGACGAACTGCAGTCCGGCGGTTTTGAGGTGAGCCAGGGGGCGATGCAGGCGCTGTCGGAAACCTATAAGTCGGGCCGTGCCTCGGAAGAGGAAACTCTGGCGACAATCAAATCCGAGCTTGCCGCCTCCGGCGAGCTTCTGTGTCCCCATGGCGCGGTTGCGGTAAAGGTCGCCGCAGAGCAGCGTGAGGCTCATGTGCCGATGATTACCCTGGCGACCGCGCATCCGGCAAAATTCCCGGCAGCGGTGGAAAAGGCCTCTGGTCAATATCCGGACTTGCCGGACCGTATGGCGGATCTGTATGAGCGGGAGGAACGCCTGAGCCGGATCGCCAATGATCTGGTGGCAATCGAAGACCACATCAGAAAGAATATCGCATAA